A stretch of the Heterodontus francisci isolate sHetFra1 chromosome 10, sHetFra1.hap1, whole genome shotgun sequence genome encodes the following:
- the LOC137374428 gene encoding claudin-8-like, translated as MVSSALQIVSLVLAVIGLIGTCAVTGLPQWKVTAFIGDNLVVFENRWEGLWMNCVRQANIRMQCKIYDSLLSLSPELQASRGLMCVAVVLVFLSIVTAALGMKCTRSTFDNEQVKSRILIGAGVMFILTGIIVLIPVSWVGNTIIRNFYDPLVPNSLKHELGEALYIGWATAGFLIAAGAILCCSCSHEERRSYGYRPAQYGKYNPHQATRKIPSMYSKSEFV; from the coding sequence ATGGTGAGTTCTGCTCTGCAAATAGTGAGTCTGGTCCTGGCAGTTATTGGCTTGATCGGGACGTGTGCAGTGACAGGACTGCCACAATGGAAAGTGACCGCCTTTATCGGGGACAATCTGGTGGTGTTTGAGAATAGGTGGGAAGGTTTGTGGATGAACTGCGTTCGGCAAGCAAACATCCGAATGCAATGTAAGATCTATGACTCCCTCCTGTCCCTCAGCCCTGAGCTGCAGGCGAGCCGGGGTCTGATGTGTGTGGCGGTGGTGTTGGTATTTCTCAGTATCGTCACAGCCGCCCTGGGAATGAAATGCACTCGCAGTACTTTCGACAATGAACAGGTGAAAAGCCGCATATTGATAGGAGCTGGAGTTATGTTTATACTCACGGGAATTATTGTCCTGATTCCCGTTTCTTGGGTTGGAAACACAATCATCAGAAATTTCTATGACCCGCTGGTTCCAAACTCACTGAAACATGAACTTGGAGAGGCCCTTTACATCGGCTGGGCGACTGCCGGCTTCCTGATCGCTGCAGGGGCCATACTTTGTTGTTCATGTTCCCATGAAGAAAGAAGGAGTTACGGTTACAGACCTGCACAATATGGAAAATATAACCCGCACCAGGCAACAAGGAAAATTCCAAGCATGTACTCCAAAAGTGAATTTGTATAA